One genomic segment of Pseudomonas fortuita includes these proteins:
- a CDS encoding adenosylmethionine--8-amino-7-oxononanoate transaminase, which yields MGLNDQWMQRDLKVLWHPCTQMKDHEQLPLIPIKRGEGVWLEDFEGKRYLDAVSSWWVNVFGHANPRINQRIKDQVDQLEHVILAGFSHQPVIELSERLVAMTPAGLDRVFYADNGSSCIEVALKMSFHYWQNVGKPGKKRFVTLTNSYHGETIAAMSVGDVPLFTETYKALLLDTIKVPSPDCYLRPEGMSWEEHSRNMFAAMEQILAEHHASISAVIVEPLIQGAGGMRMYHPVYLKLLREACDRYDVHLIHDEIAVGFGRTGTMFACEQAGIRPDFLCLSKALTGGYLPLAACLTTDKVYQAFYDDYPTLRAFLHSHSYTGNPLACAAALATLDIFEQDNVIEANKALATRMATATAHLAEHAHVAEIRQTGMALAIEMVQDKAGKVAYPWQERRGLKVFEHALTRGALLRPLGSVVYFLPPYVITPEQIDFLAEVASEGIDIATRDSVSVAVPANFHPDFRDPG from the coding sequence ATGGGCCTCAACGATCAGTGGATGCAACGTGACCTCAAGGTCCTGTGGCACCCCTGTACCCAGATGAAAGACCACGAGCAGCTGCCGCTGATCCCGATCAAGCGCGGCGAAGGCGTGTGGCTTGAGGACTTCGAAGGCAAGCGCTACCTGGACGCGGTGAGCAGCTGGTGGGTCAATGTGTTCGGCCACGCCAACCCGCGCATCAACCAGCGCATCAAGGACCAGGTCGACCAACTGGAGCACGTGATCCTGGCCGGTTTCAGCCATCAGCCGGTAATCGAGCTGTCCGAGCGCCTGGTGGCCATGACCCCGGCCGGCCTTGACCGGGTGTTCTACGCCGACAACGGCTCGTCGTGTATCGAAGTGGCGCTGAAGATGAGCTTCCACTACTGGCAGAACGTCGGCAAGCCGGGCAAGAAGCGCTTCGTCACTCTGACCAACAGCTACCACGGCGAAACCATCGCCGCCATGTCGGTAGGTGATGTGCCGCTGTTCACCGAAACCTACAAGGCGTTGCTGCTGGACACGATCAAGGTGCCTAGCCCCGACTGCTACCTGCGCCCCGAAGGCATGAGCTGGGAGGAGCATTCGCGCAACATGTTCGCCGCCATGGAGCAGATCCTGGCCGAACACCACGCCTCGATCAGCGCCGTGATCGTCGAGCCGCTGATCCAGGGTGCCGGCGGCATGCGCATGTACCACCCGGTGTACCTCAAGCTGCTGCGCGAGGCCTGCGACCGCTATGACGTGCACCTGATCCACGACGAAATCGCCGTGGGCTTTGGCCGCACCGGCACGATGTTCGCCTGCGAACAGGCCGGTATCCGCCCGGACTTCCTGTGCCTGTCCAAGGCCCTGACCGGTGGCTACCTGCCGCTGGCCGCCTGCCTGACCACCGACAAGGTCTACCAGGCGTTCTATGACGACTACCCGACCCTGCGCGCGTTCCTGCACTCGCACAGCTACACCGGCAACCCGCTGGCTTGTGCTGCGGCGCTGGCGACTCTGGATATCTTCGAGCAGGACAACGTGATCGAAGCCAACAAGGCCCTGGCCACGCGCATGGCCACCGCCACTGCGCACCTGGCCGAGCATGCTCACGTTGCCGAAATCCGCCAGACCGGCATGGCCCTGGCTATCGAAATGGTTCAGGACAAGGCTGGCAAGGTGGCCTACCCCTGGCAGGAGCGTCGCGGCCTGAAGGTGTTCGAGCATGCCCTGACCCGCGGCGCCTTGCTGCGGCCGCTGGGCAGCGTGGTGTACTTCCTGCCACCGTACGTGATCACCCCTGAGCAGATCGATTTCCTTGCCGAGGTCGCCAGCGAAGGCATCGACATCGCCACCCGCGACAGCGTCAGTGTTGCCGTGCCGGCCAACTTCCACCCCGATTTCCGCGACCCGGGCTAG
- a CDS encoding 16S rRNA (uracil(1498)-N(3))-methyltransferase: MRLSRFFIDAPLSLGEHDLPEAQAHYIGRVLRMAPGDAVQLFDGSGQEYLGQLLEVGKKTVRVNLDRAIAGQADSPLHVHLGQGLSRGERMDWAIQKATELGANAITPIVSERCEVRLKDERADKRLAHWRQVAISACEQCGRSTLPVIHPPVTLAEWLGSTKADLKLVLHPVAEPLTSHEKPATLAFLIGPEGGLSEAEVEQAKASGFHAARLGPRVLRTETAPVVALSVAQQLWGDF, translated from the coding sequence ATGAGATTGTCCCGCTTCTTCATCGACGCCCCCCTGAGCCTTGGCGAGCACGACCTGCCTGAAGCCCAGGCCCACTACATCGGCCGCGTACTGCGCATGGCCCCCGGCGACGCCGTGCAGCTATTCGACGGCAGCGGCCAGGAATACCTCGGTCAGCTGCTTGAAGTGGGCAAGAAAACCGTACGCGTCAACCTTGACCGGGCCATTGCCGGCCAGGCCGATTCACCGCTGCACGTGCACCTCGGCCAAGGCCTGTCCCGCGGCGAGCGTATGGATTGGGCGATCCAGAAGGCCACCGAGCTGGGCGCCAATGCAATCACCCCGATCGTCAGCGAGCGCTGCGAAGTGCGCCTGAAAGACGAGCGCGCCGACAAGCGCCTGGCCCATTGGCGGCAAGTGGCAATCAGCGCCTGTGAACAATGCGGTCGTTCTACCTTGCCGGTCATCCACCCACCCGTGACCCTGGCCGAATGGCTGGGCAGCACCAAGGCGGACCTGAAACTGGTCCTGCACCCGGTGGCCGAGCCGCTTACCAGCCACGAAAAACCTGCGACCCTGGCGTTTCTGATCGGCCCCGAAGGCGGCCTGAGCGAGGCCGAAGTCGAGCAGGCCAAAGCGTCCGGCTTCCACGCCGCCCGCCTCGGCCCGCGCGTGCTGCGCACTGAAACTGCGCCCGTTGTGGCGCTGTCGGTGGCACAGCAACTGTGGGGCGACTTTTGA
- the trhA gene encoding PAQR family membrane homeostasis protein TrhA, whose product MYYGERFNAWTHLVGAVLACIGAIWLIVVAGLQGDPWKIVSFSIYGSTLLLLYSISTLYHSTRGRAKVIMRKLDHLSIYLLIAGSYTPFCLVSLRGPWGWSLFGVVWGLAVIGMLQEIKPRSEARILSIIIYAVMGWIVLVAVKPLLQSLGSAGFAWLAAGGVFYTVGIIFFALDSRLRHAHGIWHLFVITGSLLHFVAVSFYVL is encoded by the coding sequence CGCTTCAATGCCTGGACCCACCTGGTCGGTGCTGTCCTGGCCTGTATCGGTGCCATCTGGCTGATCGTGGTCGCGGGCCTGCAAGGGGACCCGTGGAAGATCGTCAGTTTCTCCATCTACGGCAGCACCCTGCTGTTGCTGTACAGCATTTCCACCCTGTACCACAGCACCCGCGGGCGGGCCAAGGTAATCATGCGCAAGCTCGATCACCTTTCTATCTACCTGCTGATCGCTGGCAGTTACACGCCATTCTGCCTGGTCAGCCTGCGCGGCCCCTGGGGCTGGAGCCTGTTCGGCGTGGTCTGGGGGCTGGCGGTGATCGGTATGCTGCAAGAGATCAAGCCGCGTTCCGAGGCGCGGATCCTGTCGATCATCATTTATGCCGTGATGGGCTGGATCGTGCTGGTGGCAGTGAAACCGTTGCTGCAATCGCTGGGCAGCGCCGGCTTTGCCTGGTTGGCCGCCGGCGGGGTGTTCTACACCGTGGGCATCATCTTCTTCGCGCTCGACAGCCGCTTGCGCCACGCTCACGGCATCTGGCACCTGTTCGTGATTACCGGCAGCCTGCTGCATTTCGTGGCGGTGTCGTTCTACGTGCTCTAG